Below is a genomic region from Planctomycetia bacterium.
ACACTTTGGAATTTGCTTTTGGGAACACTGTCACGGTGTGAGCAGTTGCGTCGGGCTCTACTTTCTCGACACCACCGACTTTCGCGACGAACTTTTTCACCTTCATGGCACAACCACCACAGGTCATGTCATCAACCTTGATTGTGACCACGTTCTTGTCAGCCTTCTTTTGGTCATCAGCATGAATGGCTGAACCAGAGAGAAGCAGTGCGGTGAGTAAGGCTGTCAGTTGCCACATGCGAAGAGCTAACATTCGATTCTCCTTTGCGAAGTGCCGCACACCTGTTCAACAAACCGATGGTGAGCAGATAACGGCGATGCATAAGCCTGTTACTTAGTGACTGTGACCGGCGTGGCCGTCACTGCCGGATGATCCTGAGGATTGGCATCCTGCCGATCCAAAGCCGAGGGTAATGATGAGCAAGACTACCAAGATAGTCCGCAGAACCAGCTTCCATGCGTTCATGGTCAAACCTTTATGAGAATGGCAGCAAGCAGGTGGAATCCTTGCCACATGCATAAGCCAATGGGCATTTACGCTTCAAACTGAAGTGGATTGGTTATTTGGCAACGGCTGAAACTGAACGGCGAAGCCGCTTAATCGTTGCTATGTAGAAGTGACGAAGGGGCTGCTTAACAAAGCAAAACAAACGAAGTGCGCAGAGCATCCTCTGCGGATAGTTGCCTATGGTGCGACATATTGCTGCCGCAAGTTGCTGAAACTGAAAAGGCAATGCTTTCGGGAACTAAGGAGTGTTCAAAACCAAACTGCCATTCCTGTACGGAATCAATCAGGAGATTCGTAGCCAATGTAAGTGTAGGTGCAACCGGGATGTCTTGATGCTGGTTGCATGGACAAAAAGGAGCCGGTTGATGTGGGTGTTTGTCCGGAGTCGCGGGTTTGGAATCGTGCTTTTTACCGTGATGGCAGCAAGAGGAAGGATTCGATTCTCTGGTTGCAGTTTTGGTGTCGCATTTCTTGGTTGCGAAGAACTGTCCGAATGCACAGCAGCATAGTCCGGGGCCAAGAATGGCCACGAGGCTGAGATACAAGGATAGAACGACACGAACCAAGCCACGATTCCTTCTAGATTCCCAAATTATAGCCTGGCACCAGTAAGAGACAATGGCAGGCTCATCAGCTTCTATCGACCAGGAAGCCGGGGAGACTTGAACGGATATGCGGGTTGAAAACAATCTTGACGGTTTGTTCCACTCCTATTGTTGAAGATGGCTTCAAGCGGATGTCTCTTCACTTGACATTGTGGCAAATGACCTGGATGGATACTTTCAATCCGTCATGCTTGAAAACAGGAGTTCCTCATGCGTCTTATCTATGTTGGCGTTGCACTCGCATCGGGCTTCGTTGGCTTCATGGCGATTGAATCGAAACCGTCAACCACAAAACAGGTAGTGAAGGTAGATCGGTCAAGTTCACAGTCAAAAGTTACGGCTAGTAGATCCCGAACTGCTGTAAGCCAGCCTGAGACATGTTCCACAGATGACCCGTGCTGTTCCGGGAATGGTCCTTGCACTGGCGGTTCATGTGGAAACGGAAAGTCCTGTTGCAAGGGGAGGTAAGTAACCTGCTTTTGGGCTTCGCAAGATGCTGCTTTCGCACCGAGTCAACGATGTTGTCAACCATTCTGATCTTTCTATCTGCGGTAGGAATGTATGGGCAAACCACGCCGAGCCAGCAAGCGGCTGTAGAGGTTCATTTCGTCGGCCAGATGCGAAAGGTTATGCGGGATGGTGATCTGACAGCAACTATCGACCTCGCCCAATTGTCCAAACGAAAGCACCTCTATGCACTTGGCCCGATTGAAGGACTTCGTGGGGAAATCACCATCTGGGACAGCAAGCCTTCTCTTGCTCGGATCGTAGTGGACAGAGTGTCAACGACGGAGAGCTTTCAGAGCAAAGCATGCTTCTTGGTCTATGCAAGCGTTGACTCATGGCAGGAAGTGCAAATTCCTCAAGAGATCAGAGACGATAAGTCATTTGAAAAATGGTTGGTACAGACCGCATCGAAACACGGGGTGAACACCAAGCGCCCATTTCCCTTTCTCCTGAAAGATACAGCACAGAAGGTTGTCTTTCACGTCGTTAACAAAACCGACGATAGTCCCCATTCGCAAGCCAAGCATGAGGCGATCAAGAAGAAATTCACCTTAGAAAACACAAGCGTCAAGCTGCTGGGATTTTACTCAGACAGTCATCACGGTGTTTTCACTCATCACGATAGCAACATCCACTTGCATGTGATTACGACCGATGAAAAACAGTCCGGACATGTCGAGTCGATTCAGTTCGGCAAGGAAGCTCGATTGCTTCTGCCGAAGTAGAATGCCGCCAGCAGATCACCTCGTCAGTAGAATGTCTCATGATGTTGTTTTCTCTCTAGTAATAAGGAGCCGCAGATGTTCAAGCACACGATTCTGGGAACTTTAGCCGCACTGTTTCTTTTCACGGCATCCGTGAGAGCTGAGTCGAAGATCGAGGTCAAGCAACTGCACATGTGTTGCAGTGGTTGTGCTGAGGAAGTTGAGAACATCCTGAAGAAAGTAGACGGCATATCCGACGTTCAAGTCACCAAGAAGACACGAACTGCAACTTTTACGGCACCAAACTCTGCCGCTGCTCAAAAAGCCATCGATGCACTCGCTGATGATGGATTCCACGGCGAAGTCAGTGACAAGGCTATAGGCTTTAAGGCCGATAGCGGCGCAAAGAAGGAAAAGGTGACCTCTCTCACCGTTTCCGGATTTCACAACACTTGCCCAGGCTGCGTGAAATCTTTCCGAGTGGCACTGAAGAAAGTGAGCGGCGTTGAGAGTGATGACTGCAAGCCGAACGTTACGACTTGCACGGTCAAGGGAAACTTCAATGCAGCCGAACTCGTCGAGGCACTGAACAAGGAAGGCTTCCACGTGAAGGTCAAGTAAGAGTAGATGCGCTCACGGGGCAGGAGACACTCTCGATGAACTGGATTCACCGGCAGATCTGCCGCTCGGGTTGGTGGCGAAGGTACGTTGAGAGGGATTTACTGCCCTGGGTGTTGCAGGCAGTCGAATTGGGCGACAAGCTTCTTGAGGTCGGCCCAGGTCCAGGACTTACTACCACGATTTTAGCAGATCGTTCCAACAAGCTTACCGCCCTAGAGATTGATCCAAAACTTGCTCAATTTTTAAGGTCGAACGCTAATCTTTCAGGAGTTGAGGTCGTCGAAGGAGATGCGACGGCGATGCCTTTCGCCGAAAGCAGTTTTGCTAGCGTGTTATCATTTACAATGATGCACCATATTCCATCAGCAAGTCTTCAAGACAAGATGCTGACGGAAGCCTACAGGGTGCTTCGTCCAAATGGCACTTTCATCGGAACCGATAGCATCTGGTCTCCCATTTTTGGTCTCGCCCATTTTGGCGACACGATGATCCTTATTAACCCCGACACATTTGAATCGAGGTTAAGTAACGCGGGCTTTACCGAGATCGAAATCGAGAAGAGACGCAAGGCATTCAGATTCCGAGCTAGGAAACCTGCAATCGTTGTTAATCCTGTTTAGTAACCCAAGTGATTCGTGCCCATGAGGAGCATGGCTGCGGCCATAAGCACCATCAAAGCATCTTCAACAAGGGTAACCACCGACATCGGAAGATTGAAAACCGTTCCCAGACAGGCGCAACGAATCTTGCGTTTGTTGAGTAAGCTCTCGATCACACCAATGGAACTTACTCCCATCACAACCAGGGTGACCAGGTTGATTACCAACGGATTGAAATTCGCCAGGTAGGCAATTCCCAGTCCGAGTTCGATGAACGGGTAGATGAACCCGTAGGCTCTCAGTCGCTTTGCCACCACGTCATAAGTCATGTAGGCATCAGCGAAGGCCGTGACGTTCAAGAGTTTGAAGAACGAAAACACGAGAAAGAACCCAGACATGAAGTGTCGCATGGATCGCTCCCAGTTGAATGATCCGTTTGCGTACTCAACAATACCAACAACGCCAAGCAAGTAGGCGAGAATAAGCAGCAGCGGAAAGTAACTCTGCTTCTCTGCGGGCTCTGCAGAAGGTTCAACGGGTGGAGTAGTAGTGATCTCACGGGTAACCCTGTAACCTGCTTTTTCAAGCAACCTGTTTACCAAATCACTTGATACATTCTCACCGTGCACGGTGATGGGCTTCTCTGGGGCGTTCGTGTCCACACTCCAATGATGAACGGAAGGCTCAGCATCGAAGATTGGCTTAATCTTCGCCACACAGCTTTCACATCGCAGGGTTGTTCCGAATGTTCGAATCATGTCTCTGTCTCCTTTGTGTTTTGCCCACAGAAGCATTAGCTGCTTAGAGCTTGCATAATGGGGCATTGTTTCGTTGAACCCTTTCCCTTGCAGTTTGCACTTAGCTCAAGAAGCTTTGCTCTGACTACTGTCAGGTCGCGAATGCGACGTTCAATATCAGCAGCCTTTGCTGTAGCTTTGGAACGAACGATTGATCTGTCCGTTTCCGGGTCTTCCCAGAGGGCAAGAAGTTCTTTCACTTCTTTCAGGGTGAATCCGAGCTCTTGGCTTCGCTTGATAAAGCGTAACCGCAAGACGGCATCTTCCGGGTACGCTCGATATCCTGAGGATCGTCTCGCAGGAACGGGGAGAAGTCCTCGCCGTTCGTAGTAACGAACAGTCTCAATTCCTAGTCCTGCCTGTTTGGCAAGTGCCCCAGTAGTTAGTGATCCCATATGCTGCACCTCCCTTCGATTCAGTATAAACCCCGTACCTTGGTACAGAGTCAAGAGGCTAAGAAATTATGTATGTGATCTTTCAAT
It encodes:
- a CDS encoding cation transporter; translation: MFKHTILGTLAALFLFTASVRAESKIEVKQLHMCCSGCAEEVENILKKVDGISDVQVTKKTRTATFTAPNSAAAQKAIDALADDGFHGEVSDKAIGFKADSGAKKEKVTSLTVSGFHNTCPGCVKSFRVALKKVSGVESDDCKPNVTTCTVKGNFNAAELVEALNKEGFHVKVK
- a CDS encoding class I SAM-dependent methyltransferase: MNWIHRQICRSGWWRRYVERDLLPWVLQAVELGDKLLEVGPGPGLTTTILADRSNKLTALEIDPKLAQFLRSNANLSGVEVVEGDATAMPFAESSFASVLSFTMMHHIPSASLQDKMLTEAYRVLRPNGTFIGTDSIWSPIFGLAHFGDTMILINPDTFESRLSNAGFTEIEIEKRRKAFRFRARKPAIVVNPV
- a CDS encoding acetolactate decarboxylase, whose translation is MLSTILIFLSAVGMYGQTTPSQQAAVEVHFVGQMRKVMRDGDLTATIDLAQLSKRKHLYALGPIEGLRGEITIWDSKPSLARIVVDRVSTTESFQSKACFLVYASVDSWQEVQIPQEIRDDKSFEKWLVQTASKHGVNTKRPFPFLLKDTAQKVVFHVVNKTDDSPHSQAKHEAIKKKFTLENTSVKLLGFYSDSHHGVFTHHDSNIHLHVITTDEKQSGHVESIQFGKEARLLLPK
- a CDS encoding heavy-metal-associated domain-containing protein — its product is MLALRMWQLTALLTALLLSGSAIHADDQKKADKNVVTIKVDDMTCGGCAMKVKKFVAKVGGVEKVEPDATAHTVTVFPKANSKVSPKELWEAVEKAGYTPSLLEGAVGSFKEKPKS
- a CDS encoding copper chaperone, with the translated sequence MIRTFGTTLRCESCVAKIKPIFDAEPSVHHWSVDTNAPEKPITVHGENVSSDLVNRLLEKAGYRVTREITTTPPVEPSAEPAEKQSYFPLLLILAYLLGVVGIVEYANGSFNWERSMRHFMSGFFLVFSFFKLLNVTAFADAYMTYDVVAKRLRAYGFIYPFIELGLGIAYLANFNPLVINLVTLVVMGVSSIGVIESLLNKRKIRCACLGTVFNLPMSVVTLVEDALMVLMAAAMLLMGTNHLGY
- a CDS encoding MerR family DNA-binding protein; this encodes MGSLTTGALAKQAGLGIETVRYYERRGLLPVPARRSSGYRAYPEDAVLRLRFIKRSQELGFTLKEVKELLALWEDPETDRSIVRSKATAKAADIERRIRDLTVVRAKLLELSANCKGKGSTKQCPIMQALSS